The Vigna unguiculata cultivar IT97K-499-35 chromosome 6, ASM411807v1, whole genome shotgun sequence genome contains a region encoding:
- the LOC114188398 gene encoding cation/H(+) antiporter 4-like, protein MNSNQTIFSSATLMLSIPLSRREIYNVCMDQPMNIISDGIWNHPNGSSPTQSAYTMLQIQMVTIFAVTQAFHFILKKFGFPYFVSQVMAGFLLGPTIPTGPFEQYKKMLFPFGSADILNTVSALGFSFFLFITSVQMDLSLITKTGKKAWVIALSSYFVSIAIGFTVMSMVSSQLAQINDDYDSFSSLPMVIVTQGGVSFAVVSTMLNDLGILNSELGRLALSTAFVNDLTGGIAAGFGADYVKSVQLGVPSLITNVVVFFVYLICIPLIGRPAMKWIVKNTPEGKPVSKIYIYSIIVSFLGLGFFAGYFNQPFLVGAIILGLAVPEGPPLGSELVSQLELFSSWFLTSIFVTCCTMKVDLKACVPLSFFVVVFLFILLAQLIKILLCMGICGYCKMPFSDGFCLALILSTKGVVDVCSYVLMFDSMAQNKKVIGVLIVSVLVLGTTSKIGVKALYDPSRKYAGYQKRNIMNLKQNHELRIVACIHKTYQVIHMKNVLQLCSPCPENTLVADIVHLMELVGRSTPIFIAHRLQQKVGSSYNYSGELIVTFDLFERDYAGCATANTYTAISPMALMHEDVCHLALDKNAAIIILPFHVKWGGDGSIELEDSNIRSFNSRVLERAPCSIGILLTRGSAGFSMANYKVAMVFLGGPDDREALCLARRFTKNLGNKLFVYRLVAYDRDMSNWEDMIDDEELREVRGAYGKLENVTYEERTIEDASETTVFLKDIANKFDFIVVGRRYGMRSSQTYGLENWTEYSELGVIGDLLASPDMETRASVLVIQQQSTAAS, encoded by the exons ATGAATTCCAACCAAACCATCTTCTCTTCCGCCACGCTCATGCTCAGCATCCCTCTCTCACGACGTGAGATCTACAACGTGTGCATGGATCAGCCCATGAATATTATCTCCGATGGCATTTGGAACCATCCCAATGGTTCATCGCCCACACAATCTGCATACACCATGCTTCAGATTCAAATGGTTACAATCTTTGCCGTCACGCAAGCCTTTCATTTCATTCTCAAGAAATTTGGGTTCCCCTATTTCGTTTCACAAGTCATG GCTGGTTTTCTGCTAGGGCCAACAATTCCGACAGGACCATTTGAACAGTACAAGAAGATGTTGTTCCCTTTTGGGAGTGCTGATATCCTGAACACAGTGTCAGCGTTAGGGTTCTCGTTCTTCCTCTTCATAACCTCAGTGCAAATGGACCTGAGCTTGATCACGAAAACGGGGAAGAAGGCATGGGTCATCGCACTTTCCTCCTACTTCGTCTCCATAGCTATTGGGTTTACCGTCATGAGCATGGTGTCTTCTCAGCTGGCACAAATAAATGATGATTATGACAGTTTCTCCAGCTTGCCAATGGTAATCGTAACTCAGGGCGGCGTTTCCTTTGCCGTCGTCTCCACCATGCTCAACGACCTTGGAATCCTCAACTCCGAACTCGGTCGCCTTGCCCTCTCCACAGCTTTCGTCAATGACCTAACTG GTGGAATCGCAGCAGGGTTCGGCGCTGACTATGTGAAAAGCGTGCAGTTGGGAGTTCCTAGTCTAATCACAAACGTAGTGGTTTTTTTTGTTTACCTAATCTGCATTCCACTGATTGGGAGACCGGCGATGAAGTGGATTGTGAAGAACACCCCAGAAGGGAAACCCGTGAGCAAGATATACATCTATTCCATCATAGTGTCGTTTCTGGGATTAGGGTTCTTCGCAGGGTATTTCAACCAACCCTTCTTAGTAGGGGCTATTATTTTAGGCCTTGCAGTCCCTGAAGGTCCTCCATTGGGGTCAGAATTGGTTTCCCAACTTGAGCTGTTTAGCAGTTGGTTCCTCACCTCAATTTTTGTCACATGTTGCACCATGAAGGTGGATCTCAAAGCCTGTGTACCTTTATCCTTCTTTGTGGTCGTGTTCCTCTTCATTCTATTAGCCCAATTGATTAAGATACTATTGTGCATGGGAATTTGCGGCTACTGTAAAATGCCCTTCTCTGATGGTTTCTGCCTTGCTCTCATTTTGAGCACCAAAGGTGTCGTGGATGTCTGCTCCTATGTCCTCATGTTCGATTCAATG gcacaaaacaaaaaagtaataGGTGTTCTGATCGTGTCGGTGTTGGTTCTGGGAACAACTTCGAAGATTGGTGTGAAGGCATTGTATGACCCTTCAAGGAAATACGCGGGGTATCAAAAAAGGAACATCATGAACTTGAAACAGAATCATGAGCTTAGGATTGTCGCATGCATCCACAAGACATACCAAGTGATTCACATGAAAAACGTGCTCCAGCTGTGTTCTCCTTGTCCAGAGAACACACTGGTGGCAGATATTGTGCATCTGATGGAGCTGGTGGGAAGGTCCACTCCCATTTTCATCGCACACAGACTTCAGCAAAAGGTGGGGTCCTCCTACAACTACTCCGGGGAACTCATCGTGACCTTTGACCTTTTTGAACGTGACTATGCGGGTTGTGCCACCGCCAACACCTACACTGCCATATCCCCAATGGCACTGATGCATGAAGATGTGTGTCACCTTGCACTGGACAAAAACGCAGCCATTATAATCCTTCCATTTCATGTGAAATGGGGAGGGGATGGTTCCATTGAGTTAGAGGACAGCAACATAAGGTCATTTAACTCAAGGGTCTTGGAAAGGGCACCTTGCTCCATTGGGATTCTTCTGACACGTGGCTCTGCTGGGTTCAGCATGGCAAACTACAAAGTGGCAATGGTTTTCCTGGGAGGACCCGATGACAGAGAGGCCTTGTGCTTGGCTAGGAGGTTCACGAAAAACCTCGGCAACAAGTTGTTTGTGTATAGGTTGGTCGCATACGACCGTGATATGTCGAATTGGGAAGACATGATTGATGACGAGGAGTTGAGGGAGGTGCGTGGAGCCTATGGAAAACTGGAAAATGTGACATACGAAGAGCGCACCATAGAAGATGCATCTGAGACAACGGTTTTCCTCAAAGACATAGccaacaaatttgatttcatcGTTGTCGGAAGACGCTACGGAATGAGATCTTCTCAAACCTATGGGTTGGAAAATTGGACTGAATATTCGGAGCTGGGAGTGATTGGTGATTTGCTTGCTTCACCTGATATGGAGACTAGGGCTTCTGTTTTGGTTATACAACAACAGTCTACGGCTGCCTCATGA